Below is a window of Parachlamydia sp. AcF125 DNA.
TTGGTGCGTGATAGGATGGGAAAACGCAATTTTTCGAGCATGCAACATTTGACGCTCTGCTCGGTATTTCAAATTCACTTGTTTATTGCCGTAAATAGAATCTCCCAGGATAGGGTGTCCGGCATGTTTTAAGTGCACCCGAATTTGGTGGGTTCTTCCCGTGGAAAGAACCAACCTAACTAAGCAAATATCATTTCTTACTTCCAAAGTTTCACACAAAGTTAACGCTTCTTTTCCATCTTCACGCACAGTCATTTGCTTACGATGAACAGGATGACGGCCAATGGAACCCTTTAATTCGCAATTTCCCGGATTTCCCAAGCAAATAGCCCAATACTCTTTATAAACTTGCCGATTTGCAAATAACTCCATTAACTTTTGCTGAACAGGGAGCGTTTTTGCTGCCACAAGGACCCCAGAAGTTTCTTTATCTAACCGATGGACAATCCCTGGACGTAAAGAATCTAGGGAGGCCCCGCCTAAGGAATACCCACAATGGTACAGAAGAGCATTCACAAAAGTCCCCGTCCAATTGCCAGGAGCAGGATGCACAACCATTCCTGCCGGCTTATCGACAATCAGCAAATAGTCATCTTCGTATAAAATGTGCAAAGGAATTGGCTGAGGAATTAAAGGGATTTCGGGAGCGGCAGCAAAAAATAATTCGACTTCATCCCCTAAATTTGGCTTGAAACGTTTTTTGACTGGCTCACCATTTAACAGAACCAGCCCTTTTTCTATTAACATTTGAAAATAGGTTCTCGACCCGTTATTTTTATATCGAGCAGCAAGTACCTTATCCAAGCGAACTCTAACTTCTGTATCTTGGATAAGAAAGCTTGCGCCTTCTTCTATCTCATCACCCTTCATGAGGCCCTATTCTACACATCTTTGATGCCAATGATAATAGCTTAAATGGAAGAATATTTCATTCATTTTTTGAATCAAATGGAAGGATTTTAAAAAAAAGAGGAGCTAGCGGGTTATTGGAAACAAAAAAAGGGGAAATTCATGCGAAGGATAATGGGGATTTATTTTTCTAAGAAAACTATAAACATTTTCTTTTAGAAGTTCTAATTGGTTCAAATCGGCAATGCCTTCTACATATTTCCCTAAATATTTTTTTTCGCGATGGTAAACTTCAATTAAGTAATCCCCTTCCTTTTGAATAAAAATCTTGAGAAGTTCGGGATTAACTTTTAGCAGGCTTTCAGAAAATTGAAAATCTGCATGAAAACCTAAGAAAAGATGAGCACTTAGCATAAGAATACCTCTTCTTTTCTTGTACAAAAATTTTTAATTATGGGCTAGGAATTTGAAGCCTCTCTGGTCATTTTCTTCAGGCGATCTTGGTGATTTTTCATTTCATTACAAATATGAGTCGCGATCCCTTGGATCATCGCATTGTACACTTTAGGTGCCTTCTTTTTTAGTTCAGCCAGAGAGTCGACGCGGGTAGAGGTTGAGTATCCTGCAGAAGAGCTTGTAGGTGCAAGGGACGGAGAAGAAGAAGCAGAAGTAGAGGGACTTGTTTGCATAACTGCAGGAGCTACAGGCTGAGGGCTGACTGATTCTGACATAATTTCCCCCTTTTGGAGACAAAATAACATTAAATGAAGGGCTATTTTAGATTCTTTTTGTTATTATAATAGCTTAAAAAAAATTTAATTTCAAGAGCTACATTTTTTCAAAAAACTTTTAGGTTTGCTAAATAGTTATACAATAACCGTGCCATTTATTAAAGTTGATCTAAAAACTGCTCTTTTTGTGGAAGACAAGGGAAACGGCAAACCTCTCATTTTTTTGCATGGCTGGCCATTCAACCCCCAATTTTTACCCTTTACACCCTTTTCTTCCCGGTTGCCGTTTTATTGGCATAGACTTGCGAGGGTATGGGAAATCTGATAAGTCCTATTTTTGAAATCCATCTCGCTCCCCACGGCTATTTTTTATGCAAAAAATGACCTGATTTGCCCTTTTGCCTTTGGAAAGCAAGTCCAACATGGAATCAAAGAGCCTTTTTTGGTAAAATTTGAAAAAGTGAACATAAGTTATTTGTTGAAGAAAAAGAAAAATTTTGTGAAAAATTTCTCAAATTTGTACACGCATGAATGAATTCAGGGTGGAAGGCCTTATTTTGAAAACGGTCCCCTACGGGGAAGGCCATCATATTTTAAATGTGTTTTCCAAAGAAAACGGCTTAATCGCCTTGTTTGCAAAAAAACGGAAGAAAGTTTCCCCTTCTCTGCTATCCCCTCTCGTTCAAGCCGAATTTGTTATTCGGCAAGGAAAAGGGGAGCTTTATCCATGCGAAGAGATTTCCCCCCTAGCTTCTTTTCTTAAAATCCGAGAAAGAATTGAAACTTTGGAAGCTGCTTTTCAAATCTTAAATGCTCTATTGGCCTCTCAATACCCACATAAACCGGCTCCCCATTTATACCTTCTTCTTATTCGCTACTTACATGCTCTACCTCATAGCTTAAACGCAAACAGCTTAGCTACAAGTTTCCTACTCAAAACGTTGCGTCACGAAGGAGTATTTGGCCTTTCTAATTCCTGTGCGACCTGCCAATTACCCCTAGAAAGCGAGAGCTATATTTTCGAAGGAGAAACCTTTTGTTTCGAGCATAGCCCTTCCCATGCCCTCAGCTTAAACAAGGAAGAACTCAACTCTCTTTTATTTTTAGCTTCCTGTCGAATTTTGCCTGAGATTAGCGTGTATGCCCCTCCTGCTTCACTCTATCAAAAAACCCTTGATTTATTTTACCAAACTTTTCGCGCATGATTTCTGTTGCATAGATATTTATGTGTATGCTAGAGTCTAACTCTTCAATAACGCTCTGCGGAAGTGGCGGAATTGGTATACGCGCTACCTTGAGGTGGTAGTGAGGGTGACCTCGTGGGGGTTCAAGTCCCCCCTTTCGCATTCTATGTAAGTTTCCAATAAGTAGCGTTTTTAATTCTCAGAAATAGTAAGCTTAAAAATTAAGCTTCAACATGAGTTTCTCCATGGACTGCTGCACGTTTTGCACGGCTGCTTCTTATAATATCAAATCTTTGTTCGAGACATTCCGAACGCGCTTTCCAACACATTTACATAGAGATGCCGTTCACGTTGAAATGCCCTTTGAAGATGGCCTAAGCGATATTTTTTACTTTTCCTATGGAACGGTTGTTTGTTGGAATTTATCCTTAGAGCAAGGATGGCAGCTAATTGAGCATCTAAAAGCTTTTGAACAACAACCGCTCGATGAAATTGAAAGCGATGCCTTTACCTTTTCTTATGGCCCCCTGGCTAAATTTGTAGAAGATGATTTAACGCTTCCCGATACCTCCGCTTTAACCAAATTAGCAGCTTCCCAAGGACTTTCCCAATCTGTTAAGCTAGGCGCTTTTGAAAGCAGCCTATTAAAGATATACAATCAAACAAAATACCTACCTGAAGAGCTTGCTAAACTAGGTCGCATTCCTCTTTCGCGCAGCCAAATTCGCAAAAAAATGGGCGAGCTCTTCATAGAGCGCAATTCGATTACTTTACATATTCACGCGCTTGCTTCCCCGGATTTTTTTTGGGAATACCCTGAATTTGAAAAGCTACATTTGATTATTGTCAATGAACTCGATATTAAAGACCGAACCGAAGTACTTAATCATCGCTTAGACGTGGTGCGAGAATTGTTTGAAATGCTGGGAAGTGAGCTCAACCATCAGCACTCTAGCCGGCTTGAGTGGACTATTATTTGGCTGATCATTCTAGAAGTTTTATTGACTCTCTTAAGAGACGTTTTTAGAATCATATGAAAAAAATTGCTCTATTTTTAATCCGTCTCTATCAGCTTCTTATCTCTCCCATGCTGGGCCCTATTTGTCGATTTACCCCTTCCTGTTCCCAATATGCCATGGAAGCCATTCAAAAATACGGAATTTCCAAAGGAGCCCGCCTGGCTTTTTCCCGCATTTGTCGGTGTAATCCCCGTTGTCTTGGTGGCCACGACCCAGTTCCTTAAAGAAAAAAACTTTTTACTTTTGTAAAAAACCAAATTTTTCCTTATAAGAGCCGATTGTGCGCACCCTTAACCGAGGAAAAAATACGCAAGTTTCAGTTCACTCCCCAGCTAATCCTCCCCCACAAAGCGTTTCTAACCCAGCTGTTACATTGCTACAAAAACGTGAACGTCCAAGCCTGAAGGCTATTTTATTCTCCATAGCAGGGTTACGGCTAGAACGGATTACAGCAGGGTATATTAAAGCAACTATCCCGGTGGAGAATACGCTTATCAAGAACGATTTGCCTCTCTTTTCTTTGCCTCATTGGCAACAGAGCAATCTTTAGCCCCTTAAAAATGTGTAGAAAAAGTCACGACGGGCATGTCGCACGAAGAAAAAGAAGGCTATCTTGCCAAATACCCTGATGTAACCGTCCTAGAAAGCCTTTTTTCCCACCTCATTGAACTAGGCCCTATGGACGATCCTTCCCGAGAGTTGGTGGTAGCCCTAAGAGCAAAAGGTCTTTTACAACAACCTCCGCTAAAGATTAAAGCAAAGTTTCCCGATTTATTTTAATCTTAAAAATCCTTTGAAACGCCTTTCAATGCAAAGGGCGTATCAAAGTAATTTTTAATCAAAGCTCTGATAAACGTAGAGCTCTTTCTCCTCTAGCATAGCCTTCCTCCCCTGGATCCTCCCTCTCACACTAGCCCAAAAAAGTCATTCGCGCCTCTTTTGCTACCAGAAAGGTAACCAGCTCGGGTTAAAAACTTTGGCGACCTATCGTACAAATTTTCTGCGTACCAGCCTAAGGTAGCACCTCTCTGGAAAGTCCAAGTGGTGCAAAACAGCTAAAAAATTCAACTGGCCAGGATTTAAACAAGCTATCAGCAAAAGAGAGCTCTTCTAAAGAGAATCTTATTCGATCAATTATATCAAGCTGCCTAACAGATGACATCGCCTGTTAAAAAGCCTCTTTTTCTAATTTTAATTCCTAATTGTAGGGATAGAAGATTAGTTATTTTTTTTGAATATAAATCAAACATTTTCAGTTATTAAACCAAAAAAATAAGTTTCAAAAATTAAAATATTTTGTTTAATAATTAACAAAATCGTTAAATTAAAATTATAATGATAATTGAAAATTTATTTCACATCCGAGGGATTATGCAAGAAGCTCGCAATGAACCTATGAATTATAAAGACCTAGGTAGCGAATTTTCCAAGCTAGAACGCGAGATTTCTGCGCTAGAACAAACAGGGAATGAAAAAACACACTCCTCCATATCTAATCTTAGTTCCTCGATTCTCTCCAACCAAAGTACGCCAAGCTTACAACAAATTCAGCAGCTTAAGGGACGCTTAAAGATATTAAGTACTCAAAGTCATGGAATGGAACAAGCAACAGTTAAAAAAATAACCACCTTATTTGCTCAACTTAAAGAACTAAAAAAAGCCTATTTGCAGGCTAATTTTTTTCAAGCCTCTCCTCCCTCTACTTCTATTCCTATACAATCTGAAAGCGTCCCCCCTGAGGAGTATTTATCATCCTTAACCTTAAGCAATGTGGCTCACCTCGTGGGCGATGCCATTTTGGAAAAAGCTAGAACGAGCCAGGGGAAGTTAATCGAGGGTACGAGCAAAGGCATTGAGTTTATGCACCTTTGGTTAAATTATTTAAAGGATACTTATGAATTACCCCAAGGAATGGAAATCTTTTTCGATCACTTAGACGAACTAAAAGATTTTAATCAACTGATGCAAGAAGGGTTAAACAAATCGCAGGAGCCAGAAACAATCCAAGAGAAAAATTCAGAACTTCAACCTGACACCTTAATGATTCGCAAAGACGCATGTGAGAAAATGGCCAAGCAGGTTATTCAGAAATTACAAGAAAAGGGCTCCGTAAGATTTAGCTGGGGATGGCATGCTTCTAAACCGGATAAAGCCGGCCACGCCATGTTAGTAGAAATCCAATTAGATAAAAATAAAACAAGCTATAAACTCCATGTGTTCAACACGGGAGATGGCACGCAATACCATTCTGCTCACAATGATGGCACTAAGTTATATGTGAACACTTTACAAGGTTACTCACTACCCGTGGAAAAGTTGAATGAAGACTTTATCTTTAAAATGCTCGAACCCTTATTCGTTCCATTCAGCCGCCGTGTTATGGACTCAAATGCAGAATTTGATGCTTCGCACCTTTACGTGCTGCTGAGTAGTTTTTCAAAAATAGAACCAACTTCCCTTCAGTGGATGAAGGGGCAACTTAGTGGCACCTGCCGCCTACGTTCTTTGATTGCTTACTTTGCCTTTTGCACAAAAGATTATAAAGTTGTTACTAACTTATGGGAACGAGAGATTGCCCGTTGTCTTATTACAGTAGATCCAGAGAAACTACAAGAGCGCGATATGCGGGTTCTGACGGATTACCTTTTATCACGCCTTTTTCATCAACAAGCAAAAATTATTAAATTTGACCCAAAAAATGATAAAGCCATCGAAGTATTAAAGCAATTAGAAGGCTTAAGGGAAAAATTTGAAATCCTTTGTGAGAAAAACGGCTGGGAAATCGCTCTAGCGCAGCGAGCAAGCGTGCCCACTCAATTCAAAAGTCCCCCCTCAGTAAGCATGAAAATTGCCAAGAAGCTAGAGGAATGGAGGCCTCCCGAAATTTCTAAGCAAGAAATAAAATTGCCATTTTCATCCCCTGAATTGCCTGCCATTACACTCCTTCCACTCCCCTCCCAGGCAAGCCCTAAGGAGATAATCGATTCTTGCCATACTGCTCATCAATTTGCCTTGCAATACATTCAAGCTAAAGGTAATGCTCTTCCTTTTTTGGAGAAGACGTTTGCCGATTTATCTTTTCGCATTTTAAATAGTCCCAAACTACAAGATGAGCTTCAAGTCCACGATTGCTCTTCACTGCTTAATGAAATCTTGGATCTTAGCGCGCTTTTATTTAATGAGTCGGTTAAACAGACCAAATCTTCTGAACCAAATGCTTTTTTTAACTTGAAAAATTTTCTAGCTTTCCATAGTGCCTTGGCGCTGGGGTGGCAGCTATGTCAGATACACGAGGAGAAAGCGGGATTTCTTTCAGGAGGAGTAAAGGGATATAGCTTAGCTCTTCCCCCAGTCTTTACCTTACCGCTAGAGCAAGCAATGGCCCAGCTGCCTAGCCCCTGCCTAGAGGGGGAAACAGAAGAACTTTTCAAACATTTGCATGGCTATTTTGTAAATATAGGAAAAGTCCCTAAAGAAGATAGAGGAAAAACCCTACAACTCTTTAATTTTGCCACCTTTGGTATTAAAGAGCAGCCTAGCATAAGCGGTATAGATTTTCCGAACAATCCCTATTTTTTGTATCAAGATTCTTTTGAAATGCTTACTCTCTCCAAAGATGAGTATGAATTTACCCTGCGCTGCTTTCCTTCTGAAATGGATTGGGCGAAAATAGATGAGCAAAGGCCTAAAGATTGCTCTGCTTCTGCAGAAGATTGGCGTGTCTACTGTTATTATACCGGTCACCTTATACCAGAGGAAGAAGGTTTTTCCCCTTCTTTCTTACAACTCCGTCAATTAGCTTGGTTAGCCAAATGCAGTTTTTCCATTTCAACTTTACCAGGTAGCAAAAAAAGAGATACAGCTAGCTCGATTAAGCCTTATAGCGAGAAGGATAGTCATTTAGGAATTCCTCGTTCTCAAAAAAGTAGCAAAAATAAGCTGTGCTTTAGCATTCAACTGCGAGAGCTTACTCAACCGTATCCAAATAACTTACCAGAAGTGCCTGTGCGTGAACTTGCTCAACAGCATCCATATAACTTACCAGAAAAGCCAGTAATACCAGACTCTTTAACTGATTTGGGAACAAAAAAAAACCTGCAACAAAACGAATTATTAGCTAAAACAGACTCTTCCTTACATGAGCTGGTGAGTGCCCAGGCATCCAAATCAGCAATACGTTATACTACTTTAATTAGCTACTTTAACAAGCATCCTGAGGCCCTCATGGATCCTGAAAAGCAAGCTTATTTTATTCAAATTTTTTTCGAAGTAGGCTTATTTAAGGAAGTAATAGTACCGCAAGTAGCTGAACTTTTGGTAAAGTTTTTTGAAAACCATCTTAAACATCTAGAAAGCGCTTTTAAAGATAATCCTCACAAGCAAGAAATAGGCGATACTTTAGCCTTTATTTGTGAGCAGTATGAACGGGCTTTATGTGATTGCATAGAAATTTTAGATGATAAAGACCAAAATACTGAAAGATTAGGATTGCTCCAGCAAAGAATGATAAGCTGGAATGCAGATAATCGATTTTCGTCAGCTCTTGCTTTTCGGGAACGCCTTCTTCTATGCTTCATAGATAGCTTTAAAGTGATTCCTTTGACTGTAGAAGACCAAGAACAAATCAAACTGCTGATAATCGCACAAGTAGAACTGGAAAAAATTCGAGAAAATAAACCCAGCGATGAGTTCAAACACGATTTAAATGGTTACAACAGAAACGCCTTGAAGCAATCGGCTCAAGCCGCATTTTTACAACATCTCCCCATCATACAAGCTTTTCTTAAAACTAACTTTAGCAACGTCCTAAGTCAAATTACAGCTTCGCATATGTCAGAAGCCGATATCGAATGGCAGCCTGCTGCTTTTCCCTTTTTTACAGGGCAAGACAAGGGTAACAACCGCTATCAGTTAGATATAATCACAGGAGAATTTAAAAAAAATGATTACCCACTTTCCTCATGCCCCTCCAATTATAAGAAACACCCTTTCTACCAAGAAGTCTGCAGCCAAAACCCCTTTATCTTCCGAAAAGGGGGCCTCGATTATTATGAAGGAGTCAGTGGAGAAAATAAAATTCGTTTATATGGAGATGCTGACAACTTATTACAACTGCATCGCAAATTCGACAGGATGGGTTGGTATTCTTTACAACCTGCCGAGCAAGGCGCCGATTTTTTGCCTGCTGCCTTGAAAGGGCACCCCGACTTGCAGATCTGGATTAAAGCAAATAATCTGACCGAATCTGCAGCCTTAATTATTTTCAATAAACAGACTAAACAAGTGCAATATACGATTGATCATGAAGGCATTTTTACAATCAATGGAGAACGGTATGAATGCTTAGAAGCAGATACTATGTTGAGAGAAAGCTTGCAAGGTTTTGATAGTCACATGATTCTTTGGGAAAGCAAAACTAACAAGCAGTATGTGCTTTCTTTCCCCTATATAACTTCTCCTGCTAATAAAAATCAGCCCCTCCACTTTAAGCTTGATGGAAATCGATGGAAATGGGAAAGCAGCCATTTTTTCCTAGCAGAAAATCAAAGGATAGGAGGCTTAGCAGGCTTCGAGGGTTTTTTAATCATTGAAAACCCGGCAAGACAATGCAGAGCCTTAATTCCTCAAAAGACACAACAGGAGTTTGATACACAGGTAGATTCTCCTCCCCAAGTAGACTCTCCTCGCCATGTAAGCTACCTCACTTGCCAGCTAACCTCTCCCCCTAGAAGCGCCGCTCTTCAGGCTGCGGATTGGACACCTCAGCTTGCTATTCAAACTTCTCCCGAAGCTAATACCTATTTAACTTACTTGCATTTCATGCATGCACGCACCCCAGAAGAGTATAAAAAGGCGCTATCGCTCTTAAAACAAGCCTATTCATATCAACGCTTCACTTCTAATCAGCTACGTATACTTGGATGGATATTTTGCCACACTCAGGAGGACGATACTCCTAGATTTGATAATCTTAGGCGCGATACTCCTAATAAATGGGGAATTAACCATAGTCACTATAGCCTAGCCCTACAATTGTATGTAGCTGCTTTAGTCCGTCAAAACCTACAAGCCCATCCCTCAAAACAATCACTGGAAATGGCTAAAAAAAATAATGACCCGTTTTTCAAACCATCTATTCCCACTGATTTGGCTCCTGAACAAAAATGGGAAGAATTTTGGCAGTTTTTATCGCTAGCAAGCTGGTCTACAGATACCACAGAAAGCAAACCTATTCCGCAATTTCTTCAAAAAATGGTTAAAGAATATTTAAAAAGAATGGGTTCTTTACCTAAAGATTTACGGATTGAATCTCTCGTTCCCACTTATTTACTAAGTACATGGGGGATGAAAAATGCAATGGAAAGCGAATGGATAACCCCTACTGCCTCACCTACCCGCCAAGTTTTACAAGATTTGGAAAAAATAAGCGACGATCTCAACAAAGTGCGATGGAAGGAACTACGTAAGAATATTAAAAGCCAGACAAAAGACGAGTTACCCCCCTTTCGTTCGCGCCAAGGAAAAGATTTTATTCGCTATTTCCCCTTTTTATTCCAACAAGCAAATAGCGATAGCCTTGAAGAAAGAAAAGAAGTAAAGGATTTTTTAGATGAAGCATATTCGGACAC
It encodes the following:
- the recO gene encoding DNA repair protein RecO: MNEFRVEGLILKTVPYGEGHHILNVFSKENGLIALFAKKRKKVSPSLLSPLVQAEFVIRQGKGELYPCEEISPLASFLKIRERIETLEAAFQILNALLASQYPHKPAPHLYLLLIRYLHALPHSLNANSLATSFLLKTLRHEGVFGLSNSCATCQLPLESESYIFEGETFCFEHSPSHALSLNKEELNSLLFLASCRILPEISVYAPPASLYQKTLDLFYQTFRA
- a CDS encoding RMD1 family protein, yielding MDCCTFCTAASYNIKSLFETFRTRFPTHLHRDAVHVEMPFEDGLSDIFYFSYGTVVCWNLSLEQGWQLIEHLKAFEQQPLDEIESDAFTFSYGPLAKFVEDDLTLPDTSALTKLAASQGLSQSVKLGAFESSLLKIYNQTKYLPEELAKLGRIPLSRSQIRKKMGELFIERNSITLHIHALASPDFFWEYPEFEKLHLIIVNELDIKDRTEVLNHRLDVVRELFEMLGSELNHQHSSRLEWTIIWLIILEVLLTLLRDVFRII
- the yidD gene encoding membrane protein insertion efficiency factor YidD; amino-acid sequence: MKKIALFLIRLYQLLISPMLGPICRFTPSCSQYAMEAIQKYGISKGARLAFSRICRCNPRCLGGHDPVP
- a CDS encoding nucleoporin; this translates as MIIENLFHIRGIMQEARNEPMNYKDLGSEFSKLEREISALEQTGNEKTHSSISNLSSSILSNQSTPSLQQIQQLKGRLKILSTQSHGMEQATVKKITTLFAQLKELKKAYLQANFFQASPPSTSIPIQSESVPPEEYLSSLTLSNVAHLVGDAILEKARTSQGKLIEGTSKGIEFMHLWLNYLKDTYELPQGMEIFFDHLDELKDFNQLMQEGLNKSQEPETIQEKNSELQPDTLMIRKDACEKMAKQVIQKLQEKGSVRFSWGWHASKPDKAGHAMLVEIQLDKNKTSYKLHVFNTGDGTQYHSAHNDGTKLYVNTLQGYSLPVEKLNEDFIFKMLEPLFVPFSRRVMDSNAEFDASHLYVLLSSFSKIEPTSLQWMKGQLSGTCRLRSLIAYFAFCTKDYKVVTNLWEREIARCLITVDPEKLQERDMRVLTDYLLSRLFHQQAKIIKFDPKNDKAIEVLKQLEGLREKFEILCEKNGWEIALAQRASVPTQFKSPPSVSMKIAKKLEEWRPPEISKQEIKLPFSSPELPAITLLPLPSQASPKEIIDSCHTAHQFALQYIQAKGNALPFLEKTFADLSFRILNSPKLQDELQVHDCSSLLNEILDLSALLFNESVKQTKSSEPNAFFNLKNFLAFHSALALGWQLCQIHEEKAGFLSGGVKGYSLALPPVFTLPLEQAMAQLPSPCLEGETEELFKHLHGYFVNIGKVPKEDRGKTLQLFNFATFGIKEQPSISGIDFPNNPYFLYQDSFEMLTLSKDEYEFTLRCFPSEMDWAKIDEQRPKDCSASAEDWRVYCYYTGHLIPEEEGFSPSFLQLRQLAWLAKCSFSISTLPGSKKRDTASSIKPYSEKDSHLGIPRSQKSSKNKLCFSIQLRELTQPYPNNLPEVPVRELAQQHPYNLPEKPVIPDSLTDLGTKKNLQQNELLAKTDSSLHELVSAQASKSAIRYTTLISYFNKHPEALMDPEKQAYFIQIFFEVGLFKEVIVPQVAELLVKFFENHLKHLESAFKDNPHKQEIGDTLAFICEQYERALCDCIEILDDKDQNTERLGLLQQRMISWNADNRFSSALAFRERLLLCFIDSFKVIPLTVEDQEQIKLLIIAQVELEKIRENKPSDEFKHDLNGYNRNALKQSAQAAFLQHLPIIQAFLKTNFSNVLSQITASHMSEADIEWQPAAFPFFTGQDKGNNRYQLDIITGEFKKNDYPLSSCPSNYKKHPFYQEVCSQNPFIFRKGGLDYYEGVSGENKIRLYGDADNLLQLHRKFDRMGWYSLQPAEQGADFLPAALKGHPDLQIWIKANNLTESAALIIFNKQTKQVQYTIDHEGIFTINGERYECLEADTMLRESLQGFDSHMILWESKTNKQYVLSFPYITSPANKNQPLHFKLDGNRWKWESSHFFLAENQRIGGLAGFEGFLIIENPARQCRALIPQKTQQEFDTQVDSPPQVDSPRHVSYLTCQLTSPPRSAALQAADWTPQLAIQTSPEANTYLTYLHFMHARTPEEYKKALSLLKQAYSYQRFTSNQLRILGWIFCHTQEDDTPRFDNLRRDTPNKWGINHSHYSLALQLYVAALVRQNLQAHPSKQSLEMAKKNNDPFFKPSIPTDLAPEQKWEEFWQFLSLASWSTDTTESKPIPQFLQKMVKEYLKRMGSLPKDLRIESLVPTYLLSTWGMKNAMESEWITPTASPTRQVLQDLEKISDDLNKVRWKELRKNIKSQTKDELPPFRSRQGKDFIRYFPFLFQQANSDSLEERKEVKDFLDEAYSDTYPGNKTLRLVLRIACELKEREPQAINFLLSSDKFPENAQKVVDQVSTLLFEEKGEIDVSALNQAIQLCVDPIKNKLTTTSGGKANASTKKRTGRTGQPSGNRSSRTRTSHSTSQPTSTPTNNTFAFGTPFQPTSTPSNKPFAFGTPFQPTSTPSNKPFAFGTPSQPTSTPTNNPFAFGTPSSTPSDKPFAFKPSTQDSQDVVHDNPFAIAAKETSEAKPSTRLKPPRQILPAINTLELPSAYPGRGVKGKDLKKNLFADIKECHVRLFPHALSSKEDASLGDLSKEIEIIKEAVKKEITKILSDLKEDSTKDSSELDRMDLESDPQYKKLISLADQFKLHTLLGELRKINPSKFRAFPSPLMDKIRDLNELAKKANIEPFKMPAQNLNSDDESVANFINSSIEDLTLDYYLGAIKNRQLGQTSIKISEWEKVEEQFEEISQQLMKEHGEASSTMHNLEQSILKLANQQLKENPTQAAKVGAKHRAPLTLEDCVLLFLHGDAEMYRKKMGFSRSEIEGKQQAEKLHSMIGEYLEAFVRSHHLESICQGIQRVNEAKSQANNEELLQAIGNLNALMSTSHDLSKCPVPHIFLVFEYCMTKLKDDQLFLVRQHSIEGLNHALQTETNHQWRDIFIQLIQAGGKTLVWGQMLALAKADGYHLSVHVSPDHQYATSVYNMGEKALAIFTQEQRLFEFDDRPEYMTKEHLTHLKDTLILAIHKRQFIHTTSESLQALRCRFLKEALRFKENDKAQRDRITLMSEILSIFRGRGVFTFDEVHQAMDPLKELNMPFGKIVHPDIQEGELIGKLLRLLISEGIVKQGSLKDCIDQLNQQTHHEADSKKMMENLPGLLLKDPLWRGKLGIQHPHEEQELIEFLSNPHKPLPDFLEKNTNSLTGGLTAAEYAVLAQRLIGDGWLMEGLQKKVDEHHGLIAVGGHPLISIPFQANMKPLIGSEFSDHYVMMIHTLIAYLSKGIFEEQVDDFVGFLRAQAQSEMQRKVTSDLETTAAYQVLRNLREKEPLLTNFFEQEKVDAKSFCQALRNTTDDTVLQMLISYISIRILHKVDLYESQVSSNGKSTATMAKSINGYSGNLDNSDMRPTLDSKGRQVEWYPDSGTSGQTIDLLVNRNSALHVVKPTPQALLSLLHHEDYKGRFHAIIDVGCHFRGLSSLEVARLISEQVNKAQIKGILFYDPQGHLFCLHIQDQNCQPIQGTDKEHLIEQTGYKLGELFTYYDQDHITGADIPQDDHALALVTASEATPLYELCQGNRRMRKLEEGQGVVHALSESCVKCMVDRFKDSPLQKLSEKGIRDEATMQQFILFTYLNEMEARINDNLQHCLQDLINTTQQYVLDTLYDKKDSQLYMRLASHGAPLFARQVVTSLLKEYKEGKISHNIGDYLQKVSERLITMVSDIVLNEEIESLKTQLEQIRLAAIPRLASNIELSANFLNSSVTGSQNREGTMVQCQESQMNQENETEQLAINQTRMQQDSKIPKADRQKLNKKIFFSPDFGNPNVGAFTLLPASQFFPDSGLQAIVNFDCVMVTQNYLDTIVGEEFSLTSKKPITHLLCITDSLNEQDSPSFKLILGSQEDVDQFASYIRKDKEDATRLPSRMPPDRQMALLMLDGQIVEGDSPPSLFLKDSPLYSLLAVAMLIAADTFHLNQEKWLDLFLLQLKEKDPSISRSIKIFFETYILSPQEKEKYFSSDLNRRWCESLQ
- a CDS encoding RluA family pseudouridine synthase, which translates into the protein MKGDEIEEGASFLIQDTEVRVRLDKVLAARYKNNGSRTYFQMLIEKGLVLLNGEPVKKRFKPNLGDEVELFFAAAPEIPLIPQPIPLHILYEDDYLLIVDKPAGMVVHPAPGNWTGTFVNALLYHCGYSLGGASLDSLRPGIVHRLDKETSGVLVAAKTLPVQQKLMELFANRQVYKEYWAICLGNPGNCELKGSIGRHPVHRKQMTVREDGKEALTLCETLEVRNDICLVRLVLSTGRTHQIRVHLKHAGHPILGDSIYGNKQVNLKYRAERQMLHARKIAFSHPITHQKIVTEAPLPPDMEQFLKKRDMLERIKKCG